A DNA window from Myxocyprinus asiaticus isolate MX2 ecotype Aquarium Trade chromosome 45, UBuf_Myxa_2, whole genome shotgun sequence contains the following coding sequences:
- the ccdc107 gene encoding coiled-coil domain-containing protein 107, with protein MVLSSSQQVVMAFTAVLLVFVLFPRMFGSGSRESQSFDPRISRKGPGPGLGPGSMKSQQQVHMNGAPPKSQNVENMHQMKKLMEQELKSEKFKSNSNKGYVFTLMPIYAIGVGLFAAYKFLKIKSASDSEAQKAKTARGVKKSEETENQLNELELRLAQTEKMLNSILTQLDPLTNCVKSVAMEQKNEIMSQLQCIRQLMKKRGMECPNIRIEEPACQRNLDKLIETLAAAEELPETVLESQTDTETKSHNHKPLQPDSEEEDEHAEEEADNESDSSMPSLEDTADVSDDVTIAQKVPDDLTGGLRRRNRPE; from the exons ATGGTGCTGTCCTCCTCGCAGCAGGTCGTGATGGCGTTCACTGCCGTTCTCCTGGTGTTCGTGTTGTTTCCGCGCATGTTCGGCAGCGGCAGCCGGGAGAGTCAGTCATTCGACCCGCGGATCAGCAGGAAAG GTCCTGGTCCGGGTCTCGGTCCTGGCAGCATGAAGAGTCAGCAGCAAGTCCACATGAATGGAGCACCACCCAAATCTCAGAATGTGGAGAACATGCATCAGATGAAGAAACTGATGGAGCAAGAGTTGAAGAGTGAAAAATTCAAATCCAACAGCAACAAGGGCTACGTCTTCACGCTCATGCCCATCTACGCCATCGGTGTCGGACTCTTCGCTGCTTATAAGTTCCTGAAG ATAAAGTCTGCGAGTGACTCTGAAGCTCAGAAAGCAAAAACAGCTCGAGGAGTGAAGAAATCAGAGGAGACAG AGAATCAACTGAATGAGTTGGAGCTGAGGTTAGCTCAGACAGAGAAGATGCTCAACTCTATTCTGACCCAACTGGACCCGCTCACAAACTG TGTGAAATCTGTTGCCATGGAGCAGAAAAACGAGATCATGTCGCAGCTGCAGTGTATCCGGCAGCTAATGAAGAAGAGAGGCATGGAGTGTCCAAACATCAGGATAGAAG AGCCAGCATGCCAACGCAATCTTGACAAACTCATCGAGACTTTGGCTGCCGCTGAAGAGCTTCCAGAAACGGTGCTAGAATCACAAACAGATACTGAAACAAAGTCACATAATCACAAACCTCTCCAACCTGACTCTGAGGAAGAGGATGAGCATGCCGAGGAAGAGGCTGATAATGAGAGTGACTCTAGTATGCCCTCCCTCGAGGACACAGCTGACGTCAGTGATGATGTCACCATCGCTCAGAAAGTTCCAGACGATCTGACTGGAGGGTTGCGACGACGCAACAGGCCCGAGTAA